The following coding sequences lie in one Glycine max cultivar Williams 82 chromosome 19, Glycine_max_v4.0, whole genome shotgun sequence genomic window:
- the LOC100792684 gene encoding hydrophobic protein RCI2B, translated as MADDSTATCIDILLAIILPPLGVFLKYGCKVEFWICLVLTLFGYIPGIIYAVYAITK; from the exons ATGGCCGACGATAGCACAGCTACCTGCATCGACATCCTCCTTGCCATCATCCTTCCTCCTCTTGGTGTCTTCCTCAAGTATGGCTGCAAG GTAGAATTCTGGATCTGTTTGGTGCTTACCCTTTTTGGCTACATTCCTGGAATTATCTATGCTGTCTATGCTATCACCAAGTGA